Proteins encoded within one genomic window of Dermatophilus congolensis:
- a CDS encoding flagellin N-terminal helical domain-containing protein, producing the protein MGLQINTNVAALNAYRNLSGTQGSQQTSLERLSSGLRINRAADDAAGLAISEKLRSQVNGLNQAQANAQDGVSLVQTAEGAMNETHAMLQRMRTLAVQAGNDTNTSSDRAAIQKEIGALLKEIDSTTTRTQFNGMNLLDGTFTGKALQIGANTGQTMSITIKKMDTAGLSINGLTVTSAAGLKSALGKIDKAIGKVSDQRADLGALQNRLDHTIKNLGVSSENLAASESRIRDTDMAKEMTSFTRSQILQQAGTAMLSQANQSSQGVLRLLG; encoded by the coding sequence ATGGGTCTTCAGATCAACACCAACGTCGCCGCCCTCAACGCATACCGCAACCTGTCCGGTACGCAAGGCTCGCAGCAGACCTCCCTTGAGCGTCTGTCCTCCGGTCTTCGTATCAACCGCGCTGCGGATGACGCTGCAGGTTTGGCGATCTCCGAGAAGCTGCGTTCGCAGGTCAACGGCCTCAACCAGGCCCAGGCCAACGCTCAGGATGGTGTCTCCCTCGTTCAGACCGCTGAAGGCGCGATGAACGAGACCCACGCCATGCTGCAGCGCATGCGGACGCTGGCCGTGCAAGCCGGCAACGACACCAACACGTCGTCGGACCGCGCAGCCATCCAGAAGGAGATCGGGGCGCTCCTCAAAGAGATCGACTCGACCACCACGCGCACGCAGTTCAACGGCATGAACCTGCTGGACGGAACCTTCACAGGCAAAGCCTTGCAGATCGGTGCCAACACCGGCCAAACCATGTCTATCACCATTAAGAAGATGGACACTGCTGGCCTGAGCATTAACGGGCTGACCGTCACCTCGGCGGCTGGTCTCAAGAGTGCTCTTGGCAAGATCGACAAAGCTATCGGCAAGGTTTCTGACCAGCGTGCCGACCTGGGTGCTCTCCAGAACCGTCTCGACCACACCATCAAGAACCTCGGTGTCTCGAGCGAGAACCTGGCCGCCTCCGAGTCCCGCATTCGCGACACCGACATGGCCAAGGAAATGACGAGCTTCACCCGTTCGCAGATCCTGCAGCAGGCCGGTACCGCGATGCTCTCGCAGGCAAACCAGAGCAGCCAGGGCGTTCTGCGTCTCCTGGGCTGA
- a CDS encoding glycosyltransferase, with the protein MTSTSSKFPLPEEKISRRLGRLKKDTDLSKGNDRQISYEIAQELQKLGDIDAAYQEYKKVAIGEDNWAWAAREAWADLLTSQKRLEDAASLLEQLEPGPNPEFATWLRAKWCIASGKTSQALDLMQHLECPTPTLGTPFPEDAVLRARLRLACHTGRKHDELTSRLALFIAGIEIHGAGKKLLKLWGKRRPEELGEVILEARSNHLEAIADEFDRSPYPGNLVARTIREHRQRYSVAAVIIARDEARCIQRCINSIKPFVDEVLVADTGSEDNTAELAEAAGARVIHIPWTDNFSEAHNTALDAAGADWHVIIDADEVIAAGGRELYDLHDLSPEFVLTVNVVSSFRLGETITTQSEPQSRILPGTVRYRGIIHATPQHDLPLRQVRITIEHDGYEPEQLAKKLPRREKMLRAAIAAEPDDPYLRYQLGRNLETQGRLPEAAEQYDKIDRKTLPPEPWQHILIVQCAHTLTSINRSLDALTLLGEYTDEFDHSSDYHFVAGNVLLDLATQQPELAAELLPQSAAEFRRALEIGEPTDLFGHVNGRGSYLAACNLEIVEQGCRDLGIALPDHAYTPSTTKTLQRGDAEDLAPLPNGSLDVVMIVKNEEAHLAQTLESCESLRPLLGEICVYDTGSTDTTRDIARAHGAKVAEGFWDNNYSRARNAAAAMSSAPWLLVLDADERVFANPTRLAHELAVAEAANDVALYIEAAPTSAPGERMQGNEYWMSPRIYRPDLAHYARPVHAELRGLDGHRFNESTELAPETIRIENDGFGASRTKNSVQRALSLTKVAKASRSDTADQMAALVDQARAQWGAGDPDNARKSLHAAIALDPSTTYYRWAYQWLIRIELETENIDAAARELDVLKGFAPTDSYTRWLEAHLKLAQGQTSEALHIVQSLDHVVDAAGLPLSREVVAEAQLAAARQTDDALAIARALLRLGKARNDQELVHKASAALRNA; encoded by the coding sequence GTGACTTCTACTTCTTCAAAGTTTCCCCTGCCTGAAGAAAAAATTTCACGACGCCTCGGGCGACTCAAAAAAGATACCGACCTTAGTAAAGGGAACGATCGTCAAATCTCCTACGAGATAGCGCAAGAACTCCAAAAACTAGGAGATATTGACGCTGCCTATCAGGAGTACAAAAAGGTTGCCATCGGAGAGGATAACTGGGCTTGGGCTGCACGCGAAGCATGGGCAGACCTACTCACCAGCCAAAAACGTCTTGAGGATGCTGCGTCGCTCCTTGAACAACTCGAACCTGGACCTAACCCAGAATTCGCAACCTGGCTACGCGCCAAATGGTGCATAGCCTCAGGGAAAACAAGCCAAGCACTCGACTTAATGCAACACCTGGAATGCCCCACGCCCACCCTTGGTACGCCTTTCCCTGAAGATGCCGTTCTTCGGGCTCGGCTCCGCCTTGCCTGCCACACTGGCCGAAAACACGATGAACTCACTAGTAGGCTCGCACTCTTTATTGCCGGAATAGAAATTCACGGTGCTGGGAAAAAACTGCTGAAACTATGGGGTAAGAGACGCCCCGAAGAACTCGGTGAAGTAATTCTTGAAGCCCGAAGCAATCACCTCGAAGCCATCGCCGACGAATTCGATCGCAGCCCCTACCCAGGAAACCTCGTAGCACGGACTATCCGCGAGCATCGTCAGCGATACTCTGTTGCTGCCGTCATCATTGCTCGTGACGAAGCACGCTGTATTCAACGCTGCATCAATAGCATCAAACCATTCGTTGACGAAGTCCTCGTCGCTGATACGGGCTCCGAAGACAACACCGCCGAACTCGCCGAAGCAGCCGGAGCCCGCGTCATCCACATTCCCTGGACCGACAACTTCAGCGAAGCACACAACACAGCACTCGATGCCGCCGGAGCAGACTGGCACGTGATCATCGACGCTGACGAAGTCATCGCCGCTGGAGGGCGCGAGCTATACGACCTTCACGACCTCTCACCCGAATTTGTTCTCACCGTCAACGTTGTCAGCTCATTCCGCCTCGGCGAAACCATCACCACCCAAAGCGAACCCCAGTCGAGGATTCTCCCCGGTACGGTGCGCTACCGCGGCATCATCCATGCCACCCCGCAACACGATCTTCCACTGCGTCAAGTACGGATCACCATCGAGCACGACGGGTACGAGCCAGAACAGCTCGCCAAAAAGCTCCCCAGACGCGAAAAAATGCTACGCGCCGCCATCGCAGCCGAACCTGACGATCCCTATTTGCGGTATCAACTTGGCCGCAACCTAGAAACGCAAGGTCGTCTGCCCGAAGCCGCTGAACAGTACGACAAGATCGACCGTAAAACGCTGCCTCCTGAACCGTGGCAGCACATCCTTATCGTGCAATGCGCACACACACTCACCTCCATCAACCGCAGCCTTGATGCACTTACCCTTCTCGGGGAATACACCGACGAGTTTGACCACTCATCGGACTATCACTTCGTTGCCGGTAACGTGCTGCTCGACCTTGCCACCCAACAGCCAGAACTCGCCGCCGAACTGCTGCCTCAATCAGCCGCAGAATTCCGCCGAGCTCTCGAAATCGGCGAACCCACCGACCTGTTCGGACATGTTAACGGGCGAGGAAGCTACTTGGCTGCATGCAACCTTGAAATCGTGGAACAAGGATGTCGAGACCTGGGCATAGCTCTGCCAGACCACGCATATACGCCTTCTACGACAAAGACCTTGCAACGTGGCGATGCGGAGGACCTCGCCCCTTTGCCTAATGGATCACTTGACGTGGTGATGATCGTCAAGAACGAAGAAGCACACCTAGCTCAAACACTGGAGTCTTGCGAAAGCTTGCGCCCACTCCTTGGTGAAATCTGTGTTTATGACACTGGATCCACCGACACAACTCGCGATATTGCGCGCGCTCACGGCGCAAAAGTGGCCGAAGGATTCTGGGATAACAACTATTCACGTGCCCGCAATGCAGCCGCTGCCATGAGCAGCGCTCCCTGGCTCCTTGTGTTAGATGCGGATGAGCGAGTGTTCGCAAACCCCACCCGTCTCGCACATGAACTCGCTGTAGCAGAAGCCGCTAACGACGTTGCTCTCTACATTGAAGCCGCACCTACCAGCGCCCCCGGTGAACGCATGCAGGGCAATGAATATTGGATGTCACCGCGCATCTACAGGCCAGATTTAGCCCACTACGCCCGCCCAGTTCATGCCGAACTTCGCGGACTCGATGGCCACCGCTTCAACGAATCAACCGAGTTGGCCCCCGAAACCATTCGCATCGAAAACGATGGATTCGGCGCTTCTCGAACAAAAAACAGTGTGCAACGTGCGTTATCTCTGACAAAAGTTGCCAAGGCTTCCCGGTCAGACACGGCCGATCAAATGGCAGCGCTTGTCGATCAGGCCCGCGCCCAATGGGGAGCAGGGGATCCAGACAACGCTCGCAAATCACTCCACGCAGCTATCGCCTTGGACCCCTCCACTACCTATTACCGGTGGGCTTACCAATGGCTCATCCGCATTGAACTCGAAACCGAAAATATTGATGCTGCTGCGCGGGAGCTAGATGTCCTCAAAGGATTCGCTCCTACTGACTCATACACACGATGGCTTGAAGCTCACCTCAAACTAGCCCAGGGGCAAACCAGCGAGGCTTTACATATCGTGCAATCTCTTGACCACGTGGTCGATGCGGCAGGGCTGCCGCTATCTCGTGAAGTAGTTGCCGAAGCGCAGCTAGCAGCAGCCAGGCAAACAGATGACGCGCTTGCCATAGCACGAGCACTTCTCCGCTTAGGGAAAGCCCGTAACGATCAAGAACTAGTGCATAAAGCATCTGCTGCGCTGCGCAATGCCTAA
- a CDS encoding glycosyltransferase family 32 protein yields the protein MLPKKIHVVWVGDETRRPEALIKTWQTLNPDFEVRVWGNKDLSELKWINFRHMKDMWHQELCGVADLMRYEILYEHGGIAVDADSACLRPIEDWILEPSDFASWSNELTLPGMVTNAFMGSTSGSEFIGKIIENLANESTVVDRRAWQSTGPILVTKTWQETGHPLTIWPSHLFTPRHHSGWIYTGTGPVFGHQMFASTQSTWSSAVNLKEVNEETLSTAFGEK from the coding sequence ATGCTGCCTAAGAAAATCCACGTGGTATGGGTTGGCGATGAAACCCGCCGCCCCGAAGCTCTTATTAAAACTTGGCAAACCTTGAACCCTGATTTCGAAGTTCGAGTATGGGGCAATAAAGATCTTTCAGAGTTAAAATGGATTAATTTTCGCCACATGAAAGATATGTGGCACCAAGAACTTTGTGGCGTAGCTGATCTTATGCGCTACGAAATTCTTTATGAACATGGTGGAATCGCAGTCGACGCTGACTCAGCTTGCCTTCGACCAATCGAGGACTGGATTTTAGAACCTTCTGACTTTGCTTCCTGGTCTAATGAACTAACTCTTCCAGGAATGGTAACTAACGCATTCATGGGATCAACTTCGGGTTCTGAGTTCATTGGAAAAATAATTGAAAATTTGGCAAATGAATCTACCGTAGTAGACCGCCGCGCCTGGCAGAGCACGGGCCCAATTCTAGTAACAAAAACCTGGCAAGAAACTGGCCACCCATTAACCATCTGGCCGTCCCATTTATTCACCCCTCGCCACCATTCAGGATGGATCTACACAGGGACTGGTCCAGTATTTGGACATCAAATGTTTGCCTCAACTCAGAGCACTTGGAGCAGCGCAGTAAACCTAAAAGAAGTCAACGAAGAAACCCTATCCACAGCTTTCGGCGAGAAGTAA